One Zingiber officinale cultivar Zhangliang chromosome 10B, Zo_v1.1, whole genome shotgun sequence genomic window, AAACGGAAGCGATCCTGGTACGACGTCCCAATCCCATCTCTCGGCGTCGACACCCGTCTCGTCAGGCGCTACAACATCGCGACGGAGATTGTCAAGATCCAGAGTAGACTCGACGAGATCTACAAGAGGCGGAAGAATCTTCAATTGAAACCCTCAGATGGGAGACAGCGAAACGAGGGCTCGAACATGGCGGTCTTTTTTCCGGCCGTTGCATCTTTGGATGTATCGAAAGTCGTCGGGAGAAGCAAACAATGCGACTCGATTGTGGCCGCCCTGAAAGTAGATTCGGACTTGCCTCTTCGTGTGATTGCCATCTACGGCATCGCCGGAATAGGTAAGACCACACTCGCCCAATTGGTCTTCAATCATTTCTGGAGAGATCGGGAGGAGGTTTCCCCAAACCCCAGTGGATCTCTCAGCGGTGTCGACAGGCACTTTGAAATGAAGATATGGGTGTCCTTGCCAAAAGTGTGTGACACAGCAAGGGCTACTAAAGAGATCATAGAGGGGATAACTGGGGAAATTTGCAAGCTTCCAAGCCTAAACCACCTGCAAGATTGTCTCAAGAAATGTGTGAAGGACAAAAAATTCTTGCTCGTGCTAGATAACTTTTGGGCAGAAGACTTCAAATTCTGGGAAATTCTGCGCCTTCCTCTGCTGAAGGGAGCAAAAGGAAGCAGTGTTTTGATTACGACTCAAAACGAAGGAGTATCGAGGCTGGTGGCCACTATGCCTTTGCATTTAGAGGGTCTCGAGATGGATGATTCCCTAAAATTGTTTACTGCTTTGGCATTTCCCCAAGCTGAAGAGGACGTTGATCAATTAAAAGACATTGGTGAAAGAATAGTGGAGAGGTGCCAAGGTTCGCCTCTTGCCACAATCTCACTGGGCAAACTCTTGAGATCCGAAAGTAATGTTGACAACTGGGAGATCGTCCTCAATGAAATGCTAGCTCTGGAAGGCTCGGCAAACTCTAGCACTCGTCCAATCTTGCCGAGTCTCATGATAAGTTACCATCACTTGAACTACCAACTGAAGCAGTGTTTTACTTATTGCTCTATTTTTCCAGATAATTTTGAGTTTGACAAAGATCAGCTGGTCAGGATGTGGATAGCAGAAGGTTTGATTCAGCAAAATGGAAGGCGACCACCGGAAGCCATTGGTAGCAGGCTCTTTGACTACCTTCTGTGGATGTCATTCTTCGAACGCTCCACCAAGCCTTGTTCGAATGGAACTATATGCAAGTACACAATGCCCAACCTGATCCATGATCTTGCACGCCTACTGTCTAATAATGAATTACTGATTATGGAAGACAATGAGTTGAATCCTTCATCCGGACAATTTCGTTATTCATCATTACTTCATAGAAAACGTGTCCCAATAATGTTTGAGAAAATATACCATCAGGAGCACTTGAGGGCGCTGAAATTGTGCAATGAATCTAAGATAGATGTGGCCGGGATTCCAAAAGATCTGTTTGGCAAATTAAAATACCTACGGCTTTTGGATCTGAGCAACAGTGGCATAGAAAAATTGCCAGATTCAGTTGGCAAGCTAGTTCACCTGAGATATCTTGGCCTTTCTGAAACCAATGTCGAAGAACTGCCGGAGTCAGTGGAAGACCTGTACAATTTGCAGACTTTGGAGCTCAATTTTTGCTCCAACCTTTCCTCGTTACCCGAAGGGACAAGTAAGTTAGTCAACCTAAGGCATCTGGGTTTGCATCTTGACTGGGAACAGATTAACGATTTGAGGCGCATGCCTACTGGAATTGATCGCTTGACTTCTCTGATGACATTGTCAAGATTCACTGTGACCAATGTGGATGGGGTTGGCTGCAACCTAAAGGAGTTAAAGAACTTGGATCTTCGAGGAGAGCTCTGCATCTGCAAGCTTGAAAACGTTACCAATGCAAGTGACGCTAGTGAAGCTAATTTGGGAGAGAAGCGGATTGACAAGCTGatgctgcgatggagcggtgccaCCTCTAGCGTGCAACCCGGTGTGAATTTCTCTAATGTGCAACATGGTGCGAATATCTGCAAGGAAGTTGCTGAGAGATTACAGCCATATAAGTATCTCAAATGCCTGTGGATCTTGAATTATCCCGGAAGCAAATTTCCAAATTGGCTGGAGAACAGTGGTTTCCCAAGTCTAGAAATGGTGAGGCTATCTTGCTCAGGAGAGTGTGAATCCTTGCCGTCGCTTGGGCAGCTACCTAAGCTCAAGCACTTGCATATAGAAGGGATGAAGAGATTGAGAAACTTGAAGAACATGATGAAGGGGTTTCTGTCTCTGGAGACTTTTACGATCAAAGACATGCCTGATTTGAACATGCTGTGCaaattcaaagataattttcCTAAGCTCTCGAAGGTCGTCGTTTCTCAGTGCCCCAATTTACCACGTCGTCGGCCGAAGGATCTTCCAAGGAGGATAGAGTTAATAATTATTCCACAATCCACTGACAATGTCAACGGAAATGATGTGAGCTCTTGATCTCTCATTCTGCGTAATCTAcacgaaaatttatttttttcatgttaAGTGAAAACTTACTTTAAGTCGCGCTGTAAGATTGTCATGATGTCAAACTCTACTATTCTCACATTGCATTGACATTTTTGGCATATTAGAAAATAGAATTGTTCTGCTGATGCGGTTGGTCTTCTTTTTTTTCATTGTTTTTTCCCCTTTTTATGGTGATTGTCTACTTAGATAACGTAATAAACAGAGAAATATACATATATACACCGCTACTAGTTTTACAAAATCATGAGTAGAACATAAATACAATTAGCTGAGAGTGTGAGTCATAAATGGATAAACACTGGTACTTGGTTTCAACGGGGAGTATTTGGTTTGTTGGTCCAAATGTATGGAATATTTGTGTAGAAAATTAGTTGACAAAATATTAACCTAACTTTTCTTTATTGCCCACTTACAACTTTATTAAATATATACTATTTTTATATTAAACTGTTGGCTTAAAAATGACTCTTTGTTAACTTTTATTAAACAgcttgttcaaaaaaaaaaagtattgacCGTTAAGTTTGTGCTGTGACTCAAGGTGACCATATTTTGTGGAACCTGCATTTTAAATGTTTGATAATTAATTGTCTGGCATTTTCCATTTTGATTTATCAGTATATTTGTTATATTTAATCATCACTGGACATTTCTTTGGAACACTATCCTACACTTTGTAGGGTTAAGCAAAATTTGACACCTAACTTATCAAAATGCATTTCCCCCTATATTTCTCACTTCAGTCTTTATTTTTTCCAAATATATTATTCTAAAATTTGTTTATAAACCAGTTTATCTCTCTCAAAATAgtaatttaataattataatttgaCTATAATTccctttaaatataatctttatATATTGTTTAAAGCGTATTGAAATTTAgtcatttatttctttttttacttTATTGAATATTTGGAGTGAATttgaatataaaaaaatagttttaagtccTCCAAGAAAGATAAGTGTATTGGTTAATTAAATTAAGTCGACCAGattggttgaaaaaaaaaatcaaatgtgaCAAACGAATAATTGAACCAAATGACTTGGATATATTGATAACTCCAAACATATAAAATGAATTATTCTACTAATTAAATCATTTCATAGTTTTTATGAATACAATTAAAAAGGATAAAAATAGATGattattcctcttctcctttcatTCCTCTTAATTTGTTGAATGCCTCCGAAATTTTTGTACTCATGCCATCAAAAGCGAGAGAAATTGATTAGATTCTGTTTCAAAGGTTACTCTTCATTCAATGTAATTAGTAACAAGCGTTATACAAATGGCCATTTCATAACCGACTTACTAAACTTGCATTTCAGCTTCTTGATTAAAGGCATCTTCAGCATCGTATTATACTTTATTCAGCCTGGAGTAGCTAAAGTTTATTAACAACTTATTTTGtcagaacaaaagaaaaaaaaggaaatatgTTCCTTATGAACCTCTGCCATCTCACAGACCATGATTGAGTTTATTTTTGTGTCGTGGTATGTATTCTATTCTATAACAAAGGTAACCACAAGATCAGTAATCCAGATAGAtttcaaatgaaaataaaatcagaaagaaagaaaaatgtccACGAGCAAAAGCTATTATTTGACGGTCTCTTAAAGAAATGGAATAAGGTGTTGGTGAGAATCACATAAACCATATTAAGTGACAACCAGACACGTATTTGTTCTACAGACAAGTATTAAGATTTTTCAAAAGGCAGGAAAAACAGTGGTACACTGATAGTTTTCTTGCTTCCACAGTGTCTCAAAAGCATCGAACGTGAGCAATGAACGTGAGCAGCTTTGATTAGTGTAAACAAACAGTGGTATAAGGATGCAATGGAAGAGTAGGGGAATTACTTGATGAATTATTATGTTGAAGTAACAAATCATGGATTTCATATTGAAGAAATGAAACGTAGATACCTTGCTGGCGATGTTGCTGGAGAGGCAATAAGTCTTTCATAGCACAAGTACTTTGTATGTAcctaaaaaagaaacaaaatttgCGTTCTCAATCTCCAAAAATCCATCTATTTCAATTACCGATACAAGTTTTCCTAAACTCATGAGAGACTATTTTCCTCTTATTACATTTCTAGCTAAATATGGATCAATATTTATTCAATGAAATAAGGGCCAAAGACTAATAACAATTTGTGAACTAATATTCTATTCCAATTTATGTgttcctttctttccttttctaGACACAATACTGATAAAAATTTATTCAAGAAAAGAAAGAACAATGACCAATAATATAAAAACTGATCTTCTATTCTGATTACGAATCTGGGTTTCCAGGAGAGGATGCAGATTTCAAACCAATTTTCATGATATTGAAGATAAAATAACCCAATCTTTGAAACTTGAACAGCAAACAAACCTCTAAAGAAGATAATAATATGCATCTACCTTAGCCATATTTAATGTGACAAATTAATTCTACGAttgctattattttttattgGCTTCTGATAGTTCAGCATATATTCCCAAAATTAATTGACAAGCAGTAGGTAGTATGTCAGTTGCCTGCTATAGTAGATGTTGGGATCATGCCGCAACAATAGCGAAGGATCACTGAGAAGAAACCGAAGAGGATGAAGAAACATGAGAGGAGAGAAGACAAAAATGGTTACCGTGGTTCGGGTATCTATTCTATAAAATGGCCAAAAACTCTCTGTTAGAAAATCTCTCTCACAATTTTAGGATTACAATGAACCTATTTATATTGTCCTAACTTCTACATGGTATTTTGGACTTAAAATACCATGTATAGATGTGATTACCAAAAATCCCACAACTCCACGACTTAACTCGGCGCCTCCAACATGGGTCACGGGCAGGCCATGACCCTGGTCACACCCATGACATGGGGCATGCCCGAGCCAGCGACGCCTCAAGAACAGGGCACACGCATGACCGTGCCTTGACTAGTGGCACGACCATCACCGCTAGCATGGTCTGGCCATGCCCATTGCCACAACCGTGCTTCTTTGTGCTCGTCAAAGACCCAAAGTCGCCATGCCTTTGTCGTGCTTCCTAGCACGGTCATGCCCGGTTTCAACTCCACATGAGCCAACTCCAACAACCTTCATCTTGGTAAATATCCACCCTTTCAGAGAAACACGAGCAGAAGATCTCCACCTAGAATGCTAAGTTCAGGCTACACCTCCTCTAGCAATTAGAGAAATAGATCAAGTTGAAGCAATACTTAAACTTTTCTATGATATGTGGCTTTATCAATATATTTGCAACATTGTTGGAAGTGTAGACCTTCTCAGGTATAATTCCCTAGAAGAAATTAGTTCCTTAATCTTGTGAAACTCACatcaatatgtttagttctagcatgatacacctgattctttGCAAATTGGATAATACTCTAGCTATCACAATACAAAACTCCATCTTGTTGAGCATCTAATTCTCTGACTAACCCAGTAAACTACCAAGCTCCATAGCTGCTTCAGCTACTGCCATATATTCTGACTCAATAGTGGGCAATGTAACTATGGATTGTATCATAGACTTCTAATAGACAGGTCCTTCTGTCACAGTGAACACATACCTATTAGTAGACCTTTTATCATCCATATCCCTTACATACTATGCATCCACATATCATGTAATTGAAGGATAAACCTATTGTCTGATGAACTCAATACCATAATCTGTAGTATTCCTCAAGTATATAACAATCCACTTGACCACATCCTAATGTTGTTGACCATGATTTGAAAGAAACTTACTCACCATACTAACATTTTGTACTAAATCAAATCTTGTGAACACTGGAAGGTTGTGCCTAAAGGACACAATCGTGCATTTTTCACTATAGGCGACCATGCTCAACACGGCAGGGTTGTGCCTAGTTGGCACAGGCGTGCCTTGCCTTGCCTTGCTTTGTGTTACTAGTCCTGAActcaaaaaaaataattgaaaaaaattgATGTGCCCCCTGAGGCACGGCTGTACAAGATAGCCTTTAGGTGGCTGATCCCGACACTGGCCAGCCATGCCTTTTTTGGCATGGTTGTGCCTCGCGAGGCTCAGCCACCCATGACCAAAATAGGTCAGTCGTACCATTTTGACACGGTTGTACCACGTGGTGAAGAATTAGTTTAAAAAAGCTTATTTTGGGTTGTGTTCTCTCCTCAAACGGTCGTGTACCGTCTCCTCCCAAAGCCAAGTTCAAGTCCTTCTTCCAAACCCTAGATCCATTAGATCTCTTCTTCTTACCTCTCCTTCTCCCATCTCAAATACCTTCaaagactcttcatcttcctctcgtTTGGTACAAGACTTGAAGAGATGGTTTTCCCATTGCTTGTtcccttctcttatttcctcaagtgaatcccttctttcctcttcttcatCTCTCTCTCCGTAAacataaccccccccccccccggtttTTCCAATTTTCTTGTTCTTTCATTTGTCTACTTCAAGATGTTGAAGTGTCTTAGAAAGGGAGATGGTTTAAGCGGGGGCAAGGGTAAGGCCGCAAAAAAGGGAAGCGACAAGCACGCGACGAAAATATAGATAATCCTTACAATATTATTTTTTGTAATGTTGAGAAAAAAACTTATTATGATACTTTCATTAAATGTAAGATTGTTTATACTCAATATATTGATAAACATACCATAGAAACTCTAGGGATCAAGGATGATGTTTATTGGATGATCGAAAATCTAGGTTGGAATGATTTGATGACACTACTATGCCCAACCTATCCTAGGATGACCCTTGAGTTCTTGAGCTCTATGGAAGTAAATATTTTGACTGACTATGATGATGAGGGGAAGATAAGATTTTGATTGTTTAATTTTGATTATGAGTGGACATTGGTAGATTTTAGCATATGCAGATGTGAGGAAACTAGAATATTTCCTGAACAATTTAATGGAAAATCCTTTTGGGAGGTTATAGCGGATTGGGAAAAACCTTATGACCCCTCCTGTGCCAAGGTCACTTGTCTCCAAGATTCAATTCTCCACTACCTCCATCGTGTTGTGAGCAAGACTATCTTGGGCATGGGTGATAGTGATGGGGTGGTATGAAAGAgagaattattttatttataggCCATGTTAAATGAAGTTGACATCGATACACACTTCTATTTTGTTAACCACATTGTGAAAACTAGTAAAGCTTCTTTGGGAGCCATAGTTTTTCGTGGCTTAATTGCCTATATAGCCATGAACTTAGATTGTGACTGCATGGACTCAAAGTTATTCATAGTAGCTTTAGGATTGATATTGCCACTTGCTTGATAATGAAAATGATCTGTAGTGATGGTGATGGATATGAATTTCTTTGGAAGAATGTTTTCCCTCTTAAATTATCAAATCTCGATCGTACTTCAATTAGAAACTGTGCCAACTAGGTCATTATTGATGTCACACCTACCCCCAGTAGAACTACCTAGTCCTTCATCCCCTAGACCCACAACTGCTAGACATtccttttcttttgattcttctgcAAGACATTCTGGGTTTGAATTCTTTGATTTCTACGACTCGTTTGATGTACTTCATGCTGAGCATGCTGCCCACCAAAATCTTTTGGATTAACAAATACACATGTCTCAAGACCAGTACCAAGAGATACAAGAAAATTTTACGAGGTCGATCGTATTTTGTAACCAGATCACTAATTTCTTTTATCAACAGTACCAAGAGTGCCAAAGAGAGGAGGATCATCAACGTTCATTGGATTTAACTAAACAATAGGTTGAGTGTCTTTATCCATACCACAAACATATAGGTACTATGCCTCGATTGCCTAAGTTTCCTCCTCCTCCTACTTCTGACTAttagtgttttcttttattggGACAATAAAATGTCTAAGTTTGGAGAGGATTATACATATGTTAGATCTAGCTTGGTGCCTTTAGTTTTGATTCAGTTACTTTTGGTTTCATTTGTTAGTCTTTTAGCTTAGTTTTTGATCATTTGTTAGTCTTTTAATTTGCTTAACATATTGATCGactatcaagtatccggtcaatcttgacctacttgatgtcTTGACCAACTAAGATATTAATCAAATAtcgaaatcccaactcaagtcaACTCGCGATTAGTCATCTTGGCCAACCTTGACTAGGAGTTGATTACACCAATAATTTTCCACTTTTTGATGTCtgaaaatatgtttaagttaggataaaccacTTGTCCAACATCCTACTTCTTatgccaaggcatgaatgaaggtttcctaacttgaacccttcattctccccctttgacacattttaaaaatctcttcaaaaaATTCATTCTATTCTTTAATTCCTAACTTTCAACATCACAATGGAGGTTCCCTACCTTCCATTGTCTTCAACACTCAACCATGAGCATACAATCCTTCATTCATTTACTTATCCTCAAATTCTTGCATTCTCCTCCTTTCATATCTAATGTGTGTAATTTGTACATATTTTTAAACATTGTTTAGCATATATTTgttatatttcatgagcatattttacattcatacaCCCTATTTCTATGTGTTTTCGTTACTTTTACTCTTTTAGTTCGGAGAGCTACTTTTCTCTTATTTTCATTGATAGGATATATTTTTAGAGTAAAAATGGAGCATTTAAGCCATGAATTGAGAAGTGGCAGCACGGAACATGCTTTAACCATGACCCATGATACGACCATATTCCTCTGGGAGAAATCAACCGAATAACGGAGTAAAACAAAGCTTCCAACAACCAACATGGGCCGTTCGTGCCTCTTAGGCACGACTGTGCCTCATTCGGAGACCAATAGCCATGTTTTTTCTCCAACAAAGCCCAACACTACCCGACTGTTCCTCATCCTCGAAATTCTACCGTGGTCAGCACGGtttgtgttggggttgcaaagttacaaacatagtcccacattgaaaacacatgggaaagatcatgagtttatatgagaaaagatatctccattgacatgaggccttttggggagagcccaagagaaaagccatgagggcttaggcctaaagtggacaatatcatgccattatggagatatctaaattcttttcgatcctacagtttgACTGTGCCTCGACCTCATAATCTGGTTGAGGCCAACACGGGTCGGCCATTCCTCAGAGGCACGACCGTGTCACGAGAGGATTTTTCTCGATGATTAGGGACTTTCCAAccatttttctcttttcttcatTCCCTATTTTGAATTATAGAATACTTTCTTCTATGTCTTTTGACTGTCTCTCACTCTCTATGTGATTCTTGATATATGAACTAAGTCATTGTTAACTTTCTCTATTCTATGACATGTTTACTACTTGTTCCTGCTTGATTGTGTGTGCTTTAAATGCAATAGGATGTGGAGAGTCGGTCACCATGTAGAGGTGATAATCTAGATGAATCATggagccctagtgacaggggtagtCTGACAAAGCAGATTTCTCAAATTATCACCTTGATGTAAACTGGCTTGTCGTAAGGGGATAACTATCTTAGAGCTTATTAGGTTTGCCCCAATTTGAAGTCAGAAAGTAGAATAAATAATTTAGATGTACCATGGAGCCCTAGTGACAAAGGTAGTCACGCAAAGCAAACATTTTAACATTATCACCTTACTTAGCAGCTTCGAATTTGGAGTAGGCACTCGGATATAATTCTCCCAAATCCATATTGGTAACTTGGATAGGAAACCCTACAAGCGAATAAACATAGAGGTAAGAAAGTGAATAATACTTAGGCGTCAAAAAGCATCATAGCAAAAATGAAGTCCTAGAATCGTTTGACTCAATCCAATCCCTTCCTTCGACCACTTGCTGACTCTTGACTTTCACTACTCTAGACTCTCTCTCAacaattctctctctctttttcttgaaCTTACACAACTTTGCTTGTCTAGATAATTGGCTTTGTAATCTCATttagtgtttaatcaacagttATCATGGGATCGATATCTTTATTACTTAACAACAACCGTTCATTTGTGGATTTCACACATCAATATCGAAATCATGTATTTAAGGAGGACCACCCATCTCAAAGCATGCTCCAACTTTAATCATTGCACtaacaattatttttaattcataaatctttagaaaattctaaaatCTAAGTTATGAGGTTAAAGATTTAACCTTCAATATAAGCCTCCCTCTTAATTCCATTTCTTATTTTTCTAACATCCCTTTctcattttcatcaagaaaattccCTTTGAATATCTATCCAAGTATATTTAAGAGTTAGGGATAGTTAAGATAACCTAAGATTGAGCTTAGATGACTTAAACAAATTTATTTTAGTAAAAAATATAGAATCCATTCGACTAATTTTTTGAATAAGTCGGCAAATATTctgaaaacttcaatttcaatttttagactaaattttagaaattcataaataattctatattttaaaaaatcataaaattttatatagacattatttatgtcAAATACTATTAGAAAAAATAGTTatctatgaaaatatattttattttcaaaaaatggtGCAAAGTTGAAAACtattaaaaacttcaatgttcaTTCTAACTTTATATTAACCTAATCTAAATGTTATCAAATAATCACTATGTCAAATACATGATTTGACATAGACGACCTATCTCCCTCAAATGTGTCAAAGAACCCCAAACTCGGCACACtctaaattatatcatattttgtcaatttgattaacttaagaacttaattttaattgacacacTATAGAAATCTTCCAAGATAAGATTTGGATTCTCATTCTCAAAATATCATgatatcttaaaaatatcctaaaatgtcAATTTCATTATGGTTAGGTTATTACCCTTCCAATTTGGATTGACACACCCTATACCTATTTAATGTGAAGAGATCACACTCTTAGAAATCCAAAATCTATTAGAGCTCCTTGGGTGTAttaggtattcactaggaataacttTCCTAGATACCGTTCTCATGacttttctaggcttcttagaagttttAGTTATTGTAATATTATCAAGGTCAACTCttgggatgacctcccttgtaaccttgacttTGTTATTTTGCAAGATTACAAAtaaagtcccatattgaaaatacacgGGAAAGACCATagatttataagggaaagatatctccattggtatgaggtccTTTAGGTAGAgtctaaaaataaaaccatgaggccttagacctaaagtggacaatatcatgctattatgtagatatctaaattccttttagTCCCAACccatgttcggatcaagagaactagacaccaggcaggaagtcctagttgcggataggtaaggaagtcctaacaggtcgagtggaccgaggggtaggaagacctgaTGGGTCGAGAATTGGACGTCAGGGAGTCTAtggtccttcatttgagaggTGATTGTTGGGTTGCAAAGTTGTAAACAAAGtcccatattaaaaataaatgggaaaaaaatcatagatttataagggaaagatgtttccattggtatgagacctttttgatagagtccaaaaataaaaccatgaggtcttaggcctaaagtggaaaATATAAtgttattatggagatatctaaatttctttttgGCCCATCAGCTCACCCCTTAACCTAcgattaattctataattataTGGAACCTTATGGTATGATTCCATGCTTTCCTTagacttaggtttgtatcccaaccttTCTTGTCATTAGATGACTCTTGTCTACCTAAACTTAGGTTTTGGCTTTTGGACCTTTTAAcattatttgtcattttctctaggATCTTTTCCAATTGATCAGCTCTCAAtctcaaaacttaattttcaatcCTTAAATTCACAAGTTTTGATTTTTCATGATTGCCTTGAATATTTTTCTTTCTAGGCATATATCTACATtgcttaggacttttgcctagatTATTTTCTATCTTCCTATCCTTAGGTAGAGTTATTCTAGCATGATATGACCTAAATTTGTCTTTAGAATTATCATACTTTTTATTATCATGATAATAAATACTAAAATTATGAAACTTATttctagcatgttttttatcatGACATAAGAGAATTACATTATGAAATGATACCTTGGAAGCTCACCCTAAATTTGAGCTTTCtccgttgtcttttttttttatgcCTCCCATTTGGACATTGGTTATGATAATATCCCAATTGATTGCATgtaaagcacataatgtgctctTTCCCTTTCCGTACCATGGGTTTGACCTCCTTTAGCTTCTCGCTCGCCTTGGTTTTCAACTTAGTCTTTTTCATCATCAATTTAGGATACTTGTTCTTATAgtatcctttttttttctttacactCGAAGCAAATGATATCATCTTTATCTTTAATGCACAAAATTGATATACCTTCATGAGTTGAGCTATCTCCACTCATAGAGGTGGTACATTCTTCTTCATTTACTTTGGATGTTGAGAATTCCTCTTGTTCCAACGTCAATGATCTTtctctcaatccttgaggtggatgtcatttctatttcattttcggaTATTGAACAACTCTCAAGCTCCGAGCATTTTGCATAGAAGTCAATGAGTTTTTATCTTCGGACTCATCTTCATTTTGTGTCAATGTTGGACTTTCATGAAGCTTAGCAAGCTTGCTCCATAGATCTGTGGCATCCTTATATTTTTCTAGCTTACACAAAATCTTGTTAGGCAAAATATTTTGATGTCACATGCATAATCAATCAACTTGAGGCAACTAATCCCTTAGTTTGATGTCACATGCAACTAATCAACTTGCTCCATAACTTCAATCAACTTTGATGTCACATGTATAATACCTTAGTTTTATTTGATATCTGCTTCCTTGAGGCAACTAATCCCTTAGTTTTACTTGATATCTATCTCCTTGAGGCAACTAATCTAGGGGTCCACTCCTAATAATCTTCTTTCACTATGAACTCCCTCATTCTCAGAAACTTTTCAAAAtaggagaaacctcttacaagctTAATTACACAAGAATACAACAAAAAGAGCAAACATAAATACcatcgaaagaaaaaaaaaactttataatGAAAACCTTACTATGCTTGAAATCTTGTTGCTTGGAAATATCTCTTATTAACTCAAAAATGCACTAGCACTTCACCTTAGAATCTTCAAGAATTGGCACCTTCAAACCTCTTTGAAATCACCTTTTAAAAGTTATTTCTCGGGCTGATTTCTGCTTATCAATCGACTAATTTTACTGATCAGTTGACTAATTTTACCGGTCAATCGACAGATCTGATGAATTCGATCATTGAAAC contains:
- the LOC122028949 gene encoding putative disease resistance RPP13-like protein 1, whose product is MDWIALLQHLGLPELVKKVVEFLLTKACSEVSLLQGVEDEIAKLRRTHERIQSLLVDAEERRHIEDESVKSWLRELKTVGFDADDLLDGFRAHVDVFKHAKEAPSRKRKRSWYDVPIPSLGVDTRLVRRYNIATEIVKIQSRLDEIYKRRKNLQLKPSDGRQRNEGSNMAVFFPAVASLDVSKVVGRSKQCDSIVAALKVDSDLPLRVIAIYGIAGIGKTTLAQLVFNHFWRDREEVSPNPSGSLSGVDRHFEMKIWVSLPKVCDTARATKEIIEGITGEICKLPSLNHLQDCLKKCVKDKKFLLVLDNFWAEDFKFWEILRLPLLKGAKGSSVLITTQNEGVSRLVATMPLHLEGLEMDDSLKLFTALAFPQAEEDVDQLKDIGERIVERCQGSPLATISLGKLLRSESNVDNWEIVLNEMLALEGSANSSTRPILPSLMISYHHLNYQLKQCFTYCSIFPDNFEFDKDQLVRMWIAEGLIQQNGRRPPEAIGSRLFDYLLWMSFFERSTKPCSNGTICKYTMPNLIHDLARLLSNNELLIMEDNELNPSSGQFRYSSLLHRKRVPIMFEKIYHQEHLRALKLCNESKIDVAGIPKDLFGKLKYLRLLDLSNSGIEKLPDSVGKLVHLRYLGLSETNVEELPESVEDLYNLQTLELNFCSNLSSLPEGTSKLVNLRHLGLHLDWEQINDLRRMPTGIDRLTSLMTLSRFTVTNVDGVGCNLKELKNLDLRGELCICKLENVTNASDASEANLGEKRIDKLMLRWSGATSSVQPGVNFSNVQHGANICKEVAERLQPYKYLKCLWILNYPGSKFPNWLENSGFPSLEMVRLSCSGECESLPSLGQLPKLKHLHIEGMKRLRNLKNMMKGFLSLETFTIKDMPDLNMLCKFKDNFPKLSKVVVSQCPNLPRRRPKDLPRRIELIIIPQSTDNVNGNDVSS